One Glaciihabitans arcticus DNA window includes the following coding sequences:
- the rplC gene encoding 50S ribosomal protein L3, whose translation MANNNTSTKGLLGKKLGMTQVWDENNKLIPVTVVEITPNVVTQVRSPEVDGYSAVQIAYGQIDPRKANKPATGHFDKAGVTPRRHLTEVRTADAADYSLGQEIAVDIFAAGQLVDVVGTSKGKGFAGVMKRHNFKGVSSSHGSHRNHRKPGSIGASSTPSRVFKGMRMAGRMGGDRVTVLNLKVHAVDLEKGLILVKGAVPGARGRIVFVRNAVKGA comes from the coding sequence ATGGCAAACAACAACACTTCCACCAAGGGTCTCCTGGGCAAGAAGCTCGGCATGACGCAGGTCTGGGACGAGAACAACAAGCTCATCCCCGTCACCGTCGTTGAGATCACCCCCAACGTCGTCACGCAGGTTCGCTCTCCCGAGGTCGACGGCTACAGCGCCGTGCAGATCGCTTACGGCCAGATCGACCCCCGCAAGGCGAACAAGCCGGCAACCGGCCACTTCGACAAGGCAGGCGTTACGCCTCGCCGTCACCTCACCGAGGTCCGCACCGCGGACGCAGCTGACTACAGCCTCGGCCAGGAGATCGCAGTGGACATCTTCGCCGCAGGCCAGCTTGTCGACGTCGTCGGCACGAGCAAGGGCAAGGGATTCGCCGGTGTTATGAAGCGTCACAACTTCAAGGGTGTCTCCTCCTCGCACGGTTCGCACCGCAACCACCGCAAGCCCGGCTCGATCGGTGCCTCCTCGACCCCCAGCCGTGTCTTCAAGGGCATGCGCATGGCCGGCCGTATGGGTGGCGACCGCGTCACTGTCCTGAACCTCAAGGTTCACGCCGTCGACCTCGAGAAGGGTCTCATCCTGGTCAAGGGTGCAGTTCCCGGTGCTCGTGGCCGCATCGTCTTCGTCCGCAACGCAGTGAAGGGAGCGTAA
- a CDS encoding FecCD family ABC transporter permease: MMTTPDAPAPLVRPRPARTALLISGLTIGVVITALVSVGSGQLSISPLEVLSILLGSVGIDLGIVTEHPNAEAALWTIRLPRVVMSLVIGAALAVAGMLMQAIFGNPLAEPGVVGVSSGAALGACSAIVFGLSFFGEWTTAVLAFGAGLITTLVVYVFSRSRGKTEVVTLILTGIAVNAFCGAGLAFLTFIGDTAAREQIVFWQLGSLNGSRWVQVAVVVPCVLIGVAASFVLVRRLDLLALGEKSARHLGVNVEALRIVAIVLVALLVGAAVAFAGIIGFVGLVVPHLMRMIIGPAHLPLLVTSTLGGALLLMLADLFARTAITYADLPIGMLTSLVGGPFFFWLLRRTRKRSGGWA; encoded by the coding sequence ATGATGACGACTCCGGATGCCCCGGCCCCCCTCGTTCGTCCACGCCCCGCCCGCACGGCTCTCCTCATCTCGGGGCTCACGATCGGCGTCGTCATCACCGCCCTCGTGTCGGTGGGGAGCGGCCAGCTCAGCATCAGCCCGCTCGAGGTGCTGTCGATCCTGCTGGGTTCGGTCGGGATCGACCTCGGCATCGTGACCGAGCACCCGAACGCGGAGGCCGCGCTCTGGACGATTCGCCTGCCGCGCGTGGTCATGTCGCTTGTGATCGGTGCCGCGCTCGCCGTGGCCGGAATGCTCATGCAGGCGATCTTCGGCAATCCGCTCGCCGAGCCGGGCGTCGTCGGCGTCTCGAGCGGTGCAGCTCTGGGCGCGTGCTCGGCGATCGTCTTCGGCCTCAGCTTCTTCGGCGAGTGGACGACAGCGGTGCTCGCCTTCGGGGCTGGGCTCATCACCACGCTCGTCGTCTACGTCTTCTCGCGGTCCCGCGGCAAGACGGAGGTCGTGACACTCATCCTCACCGGAATCGCCGTCAACGCATTCTGTGGTGCCGGCCTCGCCTTCCTGACCTTCATCGGTGACACCGCGGCCCGCGAGCAGATCGTGTTCTGGCAGCTCGGCAGCCTCAACGGCAGCCGCTGGGTGCAGGTCGCCGTGGTCGTGCCGTGCGTGCTGATCGGAGTCGCGGCGTCCTTCGTGCTGGTGCGCCGCCTCGACCTGCTCGCCCTCGGCGAGAAGTCGGCCCGACACCTGGGCGTGAACGTCGAGGCGCTGCGCATCGTCGCGATCGTGCTCGTCGCCCTGTTGGTCGGTGCGGCGGTCGCCTTCGCCGGCATCATCGGATTCGTGGGGCTCGTAGTGCCGCACCTCATGCGCATGATCATCGGCCCGGCCCACCTGCCGCTGCTCGTCACCAGCACTCTCGGTGGAGCCCTGCTGCTGATGCTGGCCGACCTGTTCGCGCGCACCGCCATCACCTACGCAGACCTGCCGATCGGTATGCTCACCTCCCTCGTCGGCGGACCCTTCTTCTTCTGGCTCCTCCGCCGCACCCGCAAACGGTCGGGGGGCTGGGCATGA
- a CDS encoding YoaK family protein — translation MARLPAEHSFTAGLLMLTASTGIIDAASYLALDRVFTGNMTGNVLFIGFALVGVAGIPLLNNVIALLGFVVGSIVSGRIIGRGHRKGLPATSAATLAVAAVIIVALGLALVFVGDLPEWALLVVTFVLASTMGAQVSAVKPIGNSDVTTIVVTNTVANLARDSRLGGGRGQAWLPRLLAVVAMGLGAAIGAGLIQLFGGGAALLAAAAVFAAGTGILVATNRR, via the coding sequence ATGGCCCGGCTCCCCGCAGAACACAGTTTCACGGCGGGCCTGCTGATGCTCACGGCCTCCACCGGCATCATCGACGCCGCGAGCTACCTCGCGCTCGACCGGGTGTTCACCGGCAACATGACCGGCAACGTGCTGTTCATCGGCTTCGCGCTGGTTGGCGTCGCGGGAATCCCGTTGCTGAACAACGTCATCGCGCTCCTCGGCTTCGTCGTGGGATCGATCGTCAGCGGCCGGATCATCGGGCGGGGTCACCGGAAGGGGCTGCCCGCGACATCCGCAGCAACTCTCGCCGTCGCCGCGGTGATCATCGTCGCGCTGGGGCTCGCACTCGTCTTCGTCGGTGACCTGCCCGAGTGGGCGCTGCTCGTGGTGACCTTCGTTCTCGCGAGCACCATGGGCGCCCAGGTCTCCGCGGTCAAACCGATCGGTAATAGCGACGTCACCACGATCGTGGTCACCAACACCGTCGCGAACCTCGCTCGCGACAGCCGCCTCGGCGGTGGCAGGGGACAGGCCTGGCTTCCCCGCCTGCTGGCGGTCGTCGCGATGGGACTCGGCGCGGCAATCGGCGCCGGCCTCATCCAGCTCTTCGGCGGAGGTGCGGCCCTGCTCGCGGCGGCCGCTGTCTTCGCGGCGGGCACGGGCATCCTCGTCGCAACGAACCGCCGGTAG
- the rplV gene encoding 50S ribosomal protein L22, with product MVESIARVKHIRVTATKARRVVNLIRGKQAIEALAILKFAPQGASEPVYKLVEAAIANARVKADASNSFFDEQDLFVSQAFVDEGTTLKRFQPRAQGRAFQILKRTSHITIVLATPDEFAGAASAGAKKAGKK from the coding sequence ATGGTTGAATCCATCGCTCGCGTGAAGCACATTCGCGTCACCGCCACCAAAGCTCGTCGCGTCGTCAACCTGATCCGCGGCAAGCAGGCAATCGAGGCACTGGCAATCCTGAAGTTCGCACCCCAGGGTGCGAGCGAGCCCGTCTACAAGCTCGTCGAAGCAGCAATCGCGAACGCTCGCGTCAAGGCTGATGCTTCGAACAGCTTCTTCGACGAGCAGGACCTGTTCGTTTCGCAGGCATTCGTTGACGAAGGTACGACCCTCAAGCGGTTCCAGCCGCGTGCACAGGGTCGCGCCTTCCAGATCCTCAAGCGCACGAGCCACATCACGATCGTCCTGGCTACGCCGGACGAGTTCGCTGGTGCGGCTTCGGCCGGCGCCAAGAAGGCAGGAAAGAAGTAA
- the rpsJ gene encoding 30S ribosomal protein S10: MAGQKIRIRLKSYDHAGLDASARKIVDTVTRAGATVVGPVPLPTEKNVVVVIRSPHKYKDSREHFEKRTHKRLIDIIDPTPKAVDSLMRLDLPADVNIEIKL, translated from the coding sequence ATGGCGGGACAGAAGATCCGCATTCGACTTAAGTCGTATGACCACGCAGGTCTCGACGCATCGGCACGCAAGATCGTCGACACGGTAACCCGTGCAGGCGCGACTGTCGTCGGCCCGGTGCCGCTGCCGACCGAGAAGAACGTGGTTGTAGTAATCCGTTCGCCTCACAAGTACAAGGACAGCCGCGAGCACTTCGAGAAGCGCACCCACAAGCGTCTGATCGACATCATCGACCCGACGCCCAAGGCCGTCGACTCGCTTATGCGTCTCGACCTGCCGGCCGACGTCAACATCGAGATCAAGCTCTAG
- the rpsS gene encoding 30S ribosomal protein S19, whose translation MPRSLKKGPFVDDHLLQKVVKANEASSKNVIKTWSRRSMIVPIMLGHTIAVHDGRKHIPVFVTESMVGHKLGEFSPTRTFRGHVKDDKKGRRR comes from the coding sequence ATGCCACGCAGTTTGAAGAAGGGCCCCTTCGTCGACGACCACCTGCTTCAGAAGGTTGTCAAGGCGAACGAGGCCAGCAGCAAGAACGTGATCAAGACCTGGTCGCGCCGTTCGATGATCGTTCCGATCATGCTCGGCCACACCATTGCGGTGCACGACGGCCGCAAGCACATCCCGGTCTTCGTTACCGAATCCATGGTGGGCCACAAGCTCGGCGAGTTCTCGCCCACCCGTACCTTCCGCGGCCACGTGAAGGATGACAAGAAGGGTCGCCGCCGCTAG
- the rplD gene encoding 50S ribosomal protein L4, translated as MANVSLDVIDASGKKVDSVELPAEIFDVQTNVPLIHQVVVAQRAAARQGTHNTLRRGEVSGAGRKPFKQKGTGRARQGSIRAPQMKGGGIVHGPHPRDYSQRTPKKMIAAALRGALSDRARGERLHVVSQLAVGEVPSTKAIAALFASISPSKNVLVVIEREDEISYKSVRNLSTVHVLPYDQLNAYDVIVSDDIVYTKGAFDAFVAFNTKSTSNKEEVSA; from the coding sequence ATGGCTAACGTCTCACTTGACGTAATCGATGCCTCGGGCAAGAAGGTCGACTCCGTCGAACTTCCCGCCGAGATCTTCGACGTCCAGACCAACGTCCCGCTTATCCACCAGGTCGTCGTCGCGCAGCGCGCAGCGGCTCGCCAGGGTACGCACAACACGCTTCGCCGCGGTGAAGTCTCCGGTGCCGGCCGCAAGCCGTTCAAGCAGAAGGGAACCGGTCGCGCTCGCCAGGGCTCGATCCGCGCTCCCCAGATGAAGGGTGGTGGAATCGTCCATGGACCCCACCCCCGCGACTACTCGCAGCGCACCCCCAAGAAGATGATCGCAGCAGCGCTCCGCGGAGCTCTCTCCGACCGCGCCCGCGGCGAGCGTCTCCACGTCGTCTCGCAGCTCGCCGTCGGCGAGGTGCCCTCGACCAAGGCCATCGCAGCTCTCTTCGCATCGATCTCGCCGAGCAAGAACGTGCTCGTCGTCATCGAGCGCGAAGATGAGATCAGCTACAAGAGCGTTCGTAACCTCAGCACCGTTCACGTGCTGCCCTACGACCAGCTCAACGCCTACGACGTGATCGTCAGCGACGACATCGTGTACACGAAGGGTGCGTTCGACGCATTCGTCGCGTTCAACACGAAGTCGACCAGCAACAAGGAAGAGGTCAGCGCATGA
- the rplW gene encoding 50S ribosomal protein L23 produces the protein MTIETNKDPRDIILSPVVSEKSYSLIDDGKYTFVVDPRANKTEIKLAIEKIFNVKVDSVNTLNRTGKTRRTKFGLGKRKDTKRAIVTLKSGSIDIFTAVG, from the coding sequence ATGACCATCGAAACGAACAAGGACCCGCGGGACATCATCCTCTCGCCCGTCGTCTCCGAGAAGAGCTACAGCCTGATCGATGACGGCAAGTACACCTTCGTTGTGGACCCCCGTGCGAACAAGACGGAGATCAAGCTCGCTATCGAGAAGATCTTCAACGTCAAGGTCGACTCGGTCAACACGCTCAACCGCACGGGCAAGACCCGCCGTACCAAGTTCGGACTCGGAAAGCGCAAGGACACCAAGCGTGCCATTGTGACCCTGAAGTCCGGTTCCATCGACATCTTCACGGCTGTCGGCTAG
- the rpsC gene encoding 30S ribosomal protein S3: MGQKVNPYGFRLGITTDHVSRWFSDSTKAGQRYSDYVAEDIKIRNLLKTSLDRAGVARIEIERTRDRVRVDIHTARPGIVIGRRGAEAERIRADLEKLSGKQIQLNILEVKNPEAEAQLVAQGIAEQLSARVAFRRAMRKGLQGAQRTASVKGVRIQVSGRLGGAEMSRSEFYREGRVPLHTLRANIDYGFYEAKTTFGRIGVKVWIYKGDITNKELAREQASQKSTRPERRDDRRDGGDRRDSRAPRAAAAPKADAPVAAAGVEA, from the coding sequence ATGGGCCAGAAAGTAAATCCGTACGGCTTCCGCCTCGGTATCACCACCGACCACGTGTCGCGTTGGTTCTCCGACAGCACGAAGGCCGGCCAGCGTTACAGCGACTACGTCGCCGAGGACATCAAGATCCGTAACCTGCTCAAGACCTCGCTTGACCGCGCTGGTGTTGCACGCATCGAGATCGAGCGCACCCGTGACCGTGTCCGCGTGGACATCCACACGGCGCGTCCCGGAATCGTCATCGGACGCCGTGGAGCAGAGGCCGAGCGCATCCGTGCCGACCTCGAGAAGCTCTCGGGCAAGCAGATCCAGCTCAACATCCTCGAGGTCAAGAACCCCGAGGCTGAGGCTCAGCTCGTTGCCCAGGGCATCGCGGAGCAGCTCTCCGCTCGTGTGGCCTTCCGCCGCGCGATGCGTAAGGGCCTGCAGGGCGCACAGCGCACCGCGAGCGTCAAGGGTGTCCGTATCCAGGTCTCCGGTCGACTGGGTGGCGCAGAAATGAGCCGCTCGGAGTTCTACCGCGAAGGTCGTGTGCCGCTGCACACGCTCCGCGCGAACATCGACTACGGCTTCTACGAAGCCAAGACCACCTTCGGCCGCATCGGCGTGAAGGTCTGGATCTACAAGGGTGACATCACCAACAAGGAGCTTGCTCGCGAGCAGGCCAGCCAGAAGTCGACGCGCCCCGAGCGTCGTGACGACCGCCGTGATGGCGGAGACCGTCGCGACAGCCGTGCGCCCCGCGCTGCAGCAGCCCCCAAGGCTGACGCACCGGTCGCAGCAGCAGGAGTTGAGGCATAA
- the rplB gene encoding 50S ribosomal protein L2: MAIRKYKPTTPGRRGSSVADFAEITRSTPEKSLLRPLPKTGGRNNAGRITTRHIGGGHKRQYRIIDFKRNDKDGVNAKVAHIEYDPNRTARIALLHYVDGTKRYIIAPNKLNQGDIIESGPAADIKPGNNLPLKNIPVGTVIHAIELRPGGGAKMARSAGASVRLVAKDGPYAQLRLPSGEIRNVDVRNRATIGEVGNAEQSNINWGKAGRMRWKGVRPTVRGVAMNPVDHPHGGGEGKTSGGRHPVSPWGQKEGRTRKRNLPSDKLIVRRRNVGKKRK; encoded by the coding sequence ATGGCTATTCGCAAGTACAAGCCCACAACGCCCGGTCGCCGCGGTTCATCCGTCGCCGACTTCGCAGAGATCACCCGGTCAACGCCGGAGAAGTCGCTGCTGCGTCCGCTGCCCAAGACCGGTGGTCGTAACAACGCCGGTCGCATCACGACCCGTCACATCGGTGGTGGCCACAAGCGCCAGTACCGCATCATTGACTTCAAGCGCAATGACAAAGACGGCGTGAACGCCAAGGTCGCCCACATCGAGTACGACCCCAACCGCACGGCGCGCATCGCGCTGCTGCATTACGTTGACGGTACGAAGCGCTACATCATCGCTCCGAACAAGCTCAACCAGGGCGACATCATCGAGTCGGGTCCCGCGGCTGACATCAAGCCGGGTAACAACCTTCCGCTGAAGAACATCCCGGTCGGAACCGTCATCCACGCGATCGAGCTCCGCCCCGGTGGAGGCGCCAAGATGGCCCGCTCCGCCGGTGCATCGGTTCGTCTCGTCGCCAAGGACGGCCCCTACGCGCAGCTTCGCCTGCCGTCGGGTGAAATCCGCAACGTTGACGTGCGTAACCGCGCGACGATCGGCGAGGTCGGCAACGCCGAGCAGTCGAACATCAACTGGGGTAAGGCCGGCCGCATGCGCTGGAAGGGCGTTCGCCCGACCGTCCGTGGTGTTGCCATGAACCCGGTCGACCACCCCCACGGTGGTGGTGAGGGTAAGACGTCCGGTGGACGTCACCCCGTCAGCCCCTGGGGCCAGAAGGAAGGCCGTACGCGTAAGCGCAACCTTCCCAGCGACAAGCTCATTGTTCGCCGACGCAACGTCGGCAAGAAGCGCAAGTAG
- a CDS encoding heme ABC transporter ATP-binding protein, giving the protein MSRRLVLPERIALGDVALSARGVSVAIDGTTILDGVDLDVIAGEVLALVGPNGAGKSTLLGVIAGDEKSSGQIELAGHPLSHWTIAELARHRAVLQQENLLSFPFTVLEVVEMGRAPWSRSALEDEDDDAVLDAMTATAVTGFAPRHFPTLSGGERARVSLARVLAQRTGIVMLDEPTAALDLRHQEDVLRVARERAAAGDAVVVVLHDLNLAAAYADRIALLERGRLRAVGAPAVVLTAELISDVYQYPVNVIQLPTGESLVVPLRARK; this is encoded by the coding sequence ATGAGCCGCCGGCTGGTTCTGCCCGAGCGCATCGCGCTGGGCGATGTCGCCCTGAGCGCGCGGGGCGTGAGCGTGGCGATCGACGGCACCACGATCCTCGACGGGGTCGACCTCGACGTCATTGCGGGCGAGGTGCTCGCCCTCGTCGGGCCGAACGGTGCCGGCAAGTCGACGCTGCTCGGCGTGATCGCCGGGGACGAGAAGTCGAGCGGACAGATCGAGCTGGCGGGGCATCCCCTCTCGCACTGGACGATCGCTGAACTGGCCCGACACCGCGCGGTGCTGCAGCAGGAGAACCTGCTGTCCTTTCCGTTCACCGTGCTCGAGGTCGTCGAGATGGGCCGCGCCCCGTGGTCGAGAAGCGCGCTCGAAGACGAGGATGACGACGCCGTGCTCGACGCCATGACAGCGACAGCCGTCACCGGCTTCGCCCCGCGGCACTTCCCGACCCTGTCGGGCGGCGAACGCGCGCGGGTATCCCTCGCGCGGGTGCTCGCCCAGCGCACCGGAATCGTCATGCTCGACGAGCCCACCGCGGCCCTCGACCTGCGCCACCAGGAGGACGTGCTGCGCGTCGCCCGGGAGCGCGCCGCCGCCGGGGACGCCGTGGTCGTTGTACTGCACGATCTCAACCTCGCGGCCGCCTACGCGGACCGCATCGCCCTGCTCGAGCGCGGCCGCCTGCGCGCCGTCGGAGCGCCGGCAGTCGTGCTCACCGCCGAGCTCATCAGCGACGTGTACCAGTACCCCGTGAACGTCATCCAGCTGCCGACCGGCGAATCGCTCGTTGTGCCGCTGCGCGCCCGAAAATAA